In Sulfurovum xiamenensis, the genomic window ATCTATTTTGTTTGCAAATGATTTGAATATCATTGATTTAACAATATCACAATGATGATCGATAACACCAAAGAGACCATCTTCCAGAAAAGTACCGGATTGCGTTCCAAGAGTGGTGGTCTGGACTTATTTAAAAAGGCTTTATTGGGATGACGCAGGTCATATAAAAATTCAGACAATTCTCCATAACGTTTGTATGGATTCGGTTCCAATGCTTTTTTAAGTGCGTCATCGATCCACATGGGAACCTCATGGGTCTCAGTATGTAAATGTTTGTATTTCAGTTTTTTTTGGGCCTTTTTAGTTGTAGATTTAGCTACCTGCGTACCATAAGGAAGTTCACCTGAGATCATCTGATAGATGATCACTGCCAGTGAAAAAAGATCTGATCTTGTTGTGCCGACCTCGCCCAGAAAATATTCCGGTGCGGTGTATGGTGCCGTTCCAAGTATGTTCTCTTGTTCCATATAGGCATTGCTCTCCACAATTCCTTGAATTCTGGTTGAACCAAAATCAATGATCTTCACTGTTCCTGTACTGTCGATCATAATATTATCAGGTCTCAGATCCTGATGTATCATCTCCTGGCGATGAAGAGCAAGCAAGCCTTTGGCTATCTGTTCTGCAATTTCACGGACGGTTTCTATGGTCGGATTGGGATGATCGATCATCCACTGTGTCAGTGTTTGACCATCAATGAATTCTGTCACATTGTAAATATAATTGCGTTGACGCGTCTGCAGATAGGATTTGACCAGATGCGCATTGTTCATACGTATGGCGATCCACTCTTCAAGCAGGAATCGTTCGAGATACGCCTTGTCTTCACTAAGGTCAATGGAAGGTGTTTTGAGAACCACAGAGGTATCCGTCTCCATATCCACAGCCAGGTACACATGACTTCTACTGCTGGCACTCAACTCACGGATGATCTTGTACCCATCAAATAGCATCCGTGCTTCAAGTATGGGAGGAAGGGGCTTTTCACTCAATTGTTTTTGGATCTCATTGGCATCTTTATCGGGCAGTGTCTCCACTTTGACAAGCTGAATGGTCAGATTGTCATCACTCTCATTTTCATAGGCTGTTTCGACAATGTGTTTCGCTGCAGCATTCAGGTCACCACTGCATGACTCTATGATACTGATCATAAGAGCAGAACTGACATACTCATACACACCGTCTGTCATAAATAAAAAAATATCATTAACCTCTACGGGCAGTGTATCGTAATCGATCTTCAGATCCGAATCCACACCCAAGGCACGACCAAGATAACTTTTTTCCTGTGTCACCCACATACGGTGGTCTTCGGTCAACTGTTCCATCTTGTCATCTCTCAATCGATAGATACGGGCATCACCC contains:
- a CDS encoding bifunctional protein-serine/threonine kinase/phosphatase, with the protein product MEKQLKISIGEYSTKGRKEVNQDFHDICVPQEPQLTNKGIAIALADGISSSEVSQTASKTAVTSFLMDYFSTPESWSVRKSAQRVITATNSWLYAQTRQSQYCYDANKGYVCTFSAMVVRSTTAHIFHVGDARIYRLRDDKMEQLTEDHRMWVTQEKSYLGRALGVDSDLKIDYDTLPVEVNDIFLFMTDGVYEYVSSALMISIIESCSGDLNAAAKHIVETAYENESDDNLTIQLVKVETLPDKDANEIQKQLSEKPLPPILEARMLFDGYKIIRELSASSRSHVYLAVDMETDTSVVLKTPSIDLSEDKAYLERFLLEEWIAIRMNNAHLVKSYLQTRQRNYIYNVTEFIDGQTLTQWMIDHPNPTIETVREIAEQIAKGLLALHRQEMIHQDLRPDNIMIDSTGTVKIIDFGSTRIQGIVESNAYMEQENILGTAPYTAPEYFLGEVGTTRSDLFSLAVIIYQMISGELPYGTQVAKSTTKKAQKKLKYKHLHTETHEVPMWIDDALKKALEPNPYKRYGELSEFLYDLRHPNKAFLNKSRPPLLERNPVLFWKMVSLVLSIIIVILLNQ